The following proteins come from a genomic window of Malus domestica chromosome 02, GDT2T_hap1:
- the LOC139192088 gene encoding uncharacterized protein, translating to MERYYKKQCLNPPSNILGSPPPSNIPSSPPPPSNIPRSPPSNIPSRSQQSEATELDEILANLPADPAHRRRMLDYPPNYREAIRRHYLQNDPCQPRDHIMPRKVSDNRCFIIGWFDKFKWLEYSISKNAAFCRYCYLFKCDFDQMGSTGSDVFTEIGFTNWKKGPKNLRVHEGGVGSLHNKAVQQAINLMTQKQYIETFVIKQTDEAHINYRAITKNMEGAFFSLLVDGARDSSTKEQMAVVLRYVNKKGEAIEKFLGVQHLSSTTSSSLEDAIERLFATTNLSMSKLRGQGYDGAINMKGELNGLKTKILNKYPQAFYIHCFAHQLQLALVFVAKENEDVANFFINASSLVNLIGSSCKRRDAFREKQQEQIQKALDLGNLEMGKGLNQEMSLMRPCDTRWNSHYGTIVSIIVMFEAVVEVVEWIKSDRNQDNLVEATRLFKDIQTFDFAFHLFLMRLILGITNELSQVLQKKDQDIVNAMALVEVCKQRLQSLRDDDFGDLLHDVEKFCEEHDIIVPNMEDLHFVPGKSRRKAPKITNFHYYRVDLYFQVLDMQLKELNDRFNEVNTELLLCMACLSPVNNFASFDKAKIVRLAQLYSQDFDRMDLMNLPIQLDNYIHDMKMHSEFSSLRGISDLAQELVKTGRCESYMLVYKLLTLALVLPVATASVERAFSAMKIVKTPLRNKMGDQWLSDSILVYIEKYVFAFIDNEPIMRRFHDMKSRRQQL from the exons atggaacgatactataagaaacagtgcttaaatcctccttcaaacaTTTTGGGTAGtcctcctccttcaaatattccgagtagtcctcctcctccttcaaatattccaagaagtcctccttcaaatattccaagtaGGTCACAACAAAGTGAGGCCACTGAGTTGGATGAAATATTGGCTAATCTTCCTGCAGACCCTGCACATAGACGTCGAATGCTTGATTATCCACCTAATtatcgtgaagcaattcgtagaCACTATCTCCAAAATGATCCTTGTCAACCTAGAGACCACATCATGCCAAGAAAGGTTAGCGACAATCGATGTTTTATCATTGGTTGGTTTGATAAGTTTAAgtggttggagtatagtataTCAAAAAATGCTGCATTTTGCCGTTATTGTTATCTTTTCAAATGTGATTTTGATCAAATGGGTAGCACTGGAAGTGATGTCTTCACTGAGATAGGGTTTACAAATTGGAAGAAAGGACCCAAAAATCTTCGAGTCCATGAGGGAGGTGTTGGAAGTCTTCATAATAAAGCTGTACAACAAGCTATTAATTTGATGACACAAAAACAATACATTGAAACATTTGTGATTAAGCAAACCGATGAAGCTCACATTAATTATC GTGCAATCACTAAAAATATGGAAGgtgcatttttttctcttttggttgatgGAGCACGTGATTCTTCAACTAAAGAGCAAATGGCGGTGGTATTGCGTTATGTGAATAAAAAAGGAGAAGCAATTGAAAAGTTTTTGGGTGTTCAACATCTCTCCTCTACAACTAGTAGCTCGCTTGAAGATGCCATTGAGAGATTGTTTGCTACAACAAATTTGAGTATGTCTAAGTTACGAGGACAAGGCTATGATGGAGCTATCAATatgaaaggtgagttgaatggtcttaaaacaaagattttgaaCAAATACCCTCAAGCATTTTATATTCATTGTTTTGCACAccaacttcaactagctctTGTATTCGTGGCAAAGGAAAATGAGGATGTTgccaatttcttcatcaatgctAGTAGTTTGGTGAATCTTATTGGATCATCGTGTAAGCGTCGTGATGCATTTAGAGagaaacaacaagaacaaattcAGAAAGCTCTTGATCTTGGTAATCTTGAAATGGGTAAAGGGTTAAATCAAGAAATGAGTCTCATGCGTCCATGTGATACACGGTGGAACTCGCATTATGGTACTATAGTTAGTATTATTGTTATGTTTGAAGCCGTGGTGGAGGTGGTTGAATGGATTAAAAGTGATCGCAACCAAGATAATCTCGTTGAAGCAACTAGGTTATTCAAAGACATACAAACTTTTGATTTTGCATTTCACCTTTTCTTGATGAGACTTATATTGGGAATTACAAATGAGTTATCACAAGTATTGCAAAAGAaagatcaagatattgtgaatgcaatggcaTTAGTGGAAGTATGCAAGCAAAGACTACAATCCTTGAGAGATGATGACTTTGGGGACTTGCTTCATGATGTAGAAAAGTTTTGTGAGGAGCATGATATTATCGTTCCTAACATGGAGGATTTGCATTTCGTACCTGGAAAATCAAGGCGTAAagctccaaaaatcacaaacttccattactatcgtgtagacctctattttcaagtccttgatATGCAACTAAAGGAGTTGAATGATCGCTTCAATGAGGTAAACACCGAGTTACTTCTTTGTATGGCTTGTTTGAGTCCGgtgaataattttgcatcttttgacaAAGCAAAAATTGTTCGTTTAGCCCAACTTTATTCTCAAGATTTTGATCGTATGGACCTCATGAATCTTCCAATTCAACTTGACAATTACATTCATGATATGAAGATGCATAGTGAGTTTTCATCATTGAGAGGAATTAGTGATCTTGCACAAGAGTTAGTGAAGACCGGGAGGTGTGAAAGTTATATGTTAGTGTATAAACTTCTTACATTGGCTTTGGTGTTACCGGTTGCAACCGCTTCGGTGGAGAGagctttttctgctatgaagattgtgaaaacaccattgcgtaacaaaatgggagatcaatggttgagtgatagcatacttgtttacattgagaaatatgtatttgcttttattgataatgagcctattatgcgaCGTTTTCATGACATGAAATCTCGCcggcaacaattgtaa
- the LOC103412760 gene encoding uncharacterized protein isoform X2, producing the protein MLRDESSCNTYNYGDALYWDARYVQEGGSFDWYQRYSSLRPFVRHFIPISSSVLMVGCGNAVMSEDMVKDGYEDIMNIDISSVAIDMMISKYEHIPQLKYMQMDVRDMSFFPDDSFDGVIDKGTLDSLMCGNDAPISAAQMLGEVSRLLKPGGIYMLITYGDPKVRMPHLRRPVYNWKVCLYTIPRPGFQTPEGCGLSSKSDLEPVPITKKGLLPADFVLEDPDCHFIYVCKKDDAELGNPSTDGLSQLTVDDL; encoded by the exons ATGTTGAGGGACGAGTCGAGCTGCAACACCTACAACTATGGCGACGCCCTCTACTGGGACGCCCGCTACGTCCAAGAAGGTGGCTCCTTCGACTGGTACCAGCGCTACTCTTCCCTCCGCCCTTTCGTCCGCCACTTCATCCCCATCTCCTCTTCTGTTCTCATGGTCGGCTGCGGCAATGCCG TTATGTCCGAGGACATGGTCAAGGATGGATATGAAGACATAATGAACATTGACATTTCATCAGTGGCTATCGACATGATGATAAGCAAATATGAGCACATACCTCAGCTGAAAT ACATGCAAATGGATGTTAGAGATATGAGTTTCTTCCCAGATGATTCGTTTGACGGTGTCATTGATAAAG GAACTCTTGATTCACTGATG TGTGGTAACGATGCTCCAATTAGTGCTGCTCAAATGTTAGGGGAAGTGAGCAG GCTTCTTAAACCTGGAGGGATCTATATGTTG ATAACGTACGGTGATCCTAAAGTAAGAATGCCTCATTTGAGACGGCCAGTGTACAACTGGAAAGTTTGTTTGTACACTATAC CCAGACCAGGATTCCAAACGCCTGAAGGCTGTGGTTTGTCATCGAAATCAGATCTGGAACCCGTTCCTATAACCAAGAAGGGCTTACTTCCAGCTGATTTTGTTTTGGAAGATCCGGATTGTCACTTCATATATGTGTGTAAAAAGGACGATGCGGAGCTAGGTAATCCATCAACTGATGGCTTGAGTCAATTGACAGTTGATGACTTATAG
- the LOC103412760 gene encoding uncharacterized protein isoform X1 — protein sequence MLRDESSCNTYNYGDALYWDARYVQEGGSFDWYQRYSSLRPFVRHFIPISSSVLMVGCGNAVMSEDMVKDGYEDIMNIDISSVAIDMMISKYEHIPQLKYMQMDVRDMSFFPDDSFDGVIDKGTLDSLMCGNDAPISAAQMLGEVSRLLKPGGIYMLQITYGDPKVRMPHLRRPVYNWKVCLYTIPRPGFQTPEGCGLSSKSDLEPVPITKKGLLPADFVLEDPDCHFIYVCKKDDAELGNPSTDGLSQLTVDDL from the exons ATGTTGAGGGACGAGTCGAGCTGCAACACCTACAACTATGGCGACGCCCTCTACTGGGACGCCCGCTACGTCCAAGAAGGTGGCTCCTTCGACTGGTACCAGCGCTACTCTTCCCTCCGCCCTTTCGTCCGCCACTTCATCCCCATCTCCTCTTCTGTTCTCATGGTCGGCTGCGGCAATGCCG TTATGTCCGAGGACATGGTCAAGGATGGATATGAAGACATAATGAACATTGACATTTCATCAGTGGCTATCGACATGATGATAAGCAAATATGAGCACATACCTCAGCTGAAAT ACATGCAAATGGATGTTAGAGATATGAGTTTCTTCCCAGATGATTCGTTTGACGGTGTCATTGATAAAG GAACTCTTGATTCACTGATG TGTGGTAACGATGCTCCAATTAGTGCTGCTCAAATGTTAGGGGAAGTGAGCAG GCTTCTTAAACCTGGAGGGATCTATATGTTG CAGATAACGTACGGTGATCCTAAAGTAAGAATGCCTCATTTGAGACGGCCAGTGTACAACTGGAAAGTTTGTTTGTACACTATAC CCAGACCAGGATTCCAAACGCCTGAAGGCTGTGGTTTGTCATCGAAATCAGATCTGGAACCCGTTCCTATAACCAAGAAGGGCTTACTTCCAGCTGATTTTGTTTTGGAAGATCCGGATTGTCACTTCATATATGTGTGTAAAAAGGACGATGCGGAGCTAGGTAATCCATCAACTGATGGCTTGAGTCAATTGACAGTTGATGACTTATAG
- the LOC103412748 gene encoding uncharacterized protein, whose protein sequence is MAVDAAFEIPSPPFYSPSSHFSPQRHFYLAVDRHQFKMETLMDLLGVAGRRPGLPMVVCCSSRDELDAVSSAVANVPYISLASLYTDLAEADRSLILEHFRQATMRWNPEVSAQSAVDNESVKDEQKSHMIVATDACLPLLASGESPIAARVLINYELPTKKETYTRRMTTCLAADGIVINMVVGGEVVTLKSLEESSNLVIAEMPIHISEIL, encoded by the exons ATGGCGGTGGATGCAGCTTTTGAAATCCCGTCTCCTCCGTTTTACTCCCCTTCTTCCCATTTCAGCCCGCAGCGCCACTTCTACCTCGCCGTCGACAGACACCAGTTCAAGATG GAGACCTTGATGGACTTATTGGGCGTGGCGGGTCGGCGTCCGGGGTTGCCCATGGTGGTCTGCTGCAGCTCACGTGACGAGCTCGACGCCGTTAGCTCCGCCGTCGCCAACGTCCCCTATATCTCTTTGGCTTCTCtg TACACTGACCTTGCTGAAGCAGACCGTTCTTTAATATTAGAGCATTTTCGGCAAGCAACAATGAGATGGAACCCAGAAGTGAGTGCTCAATCAGCAGTTGATAATGAGTCTGTGAAAGATGAACAAAAATCTCATATGATAGTTGCAACAGATGCATGCCTTCCGCTGCTTGCTTCTGGGGAGTCACCTATAGCTGCCCGTGTTCTTATAAATTATGAGTTACCGACAAAGAAG GAAACATATACAAGGCGTATGACAACTTGTTTGGCTGCAG ATGGGATTGTAATCAACATGGTCGTCGGGGGTGAGGTAGTAACTCTCAAAAGTCTTGAAGAAAGTAGCAACCTGGTCATAGCTGAGATGCCCATACAT ATTTCTGAGATTTTATGA